A genomic segment from Polyangium mundeleinium encodes:
- a CDS encoding PAS domain-containing protein, translating into MSHPGLEEECAALRAQVAELSARLAATAPAGDGPPREERAPDPEGELAVLRAAFRDLADAVIISDHEGRLVHCNDAATKMLGAGLAHLQPADWADTYHVFLPDGVTPFPSSEFPLQRALRGEITEGVGMLARSEALPEGVSLSVSGRPIRDKDGELLGAVVVFGDVGVRKRYEAERERRRNADAQRIAAEKDRLRLARILQGFLDNLDVVVWAIDDKGICTFHDGRGVESAGLTRGQLVGQNFFEIYSGDHLQRALAGNHVHVIDDGEGVIWEHWMVPVAEEDKRISGVIGMSVNVTEPHKAKLELEGKLALIQRQQEVILNLETPIIQVWDHVLTLPMVGVVDSRRAARVTDDLLAAVARTQSRFAILDLTGVEVVDTATAAHMLNILSAVRLLGAEGIITGIRPTVAQTMISLGLDLSRVRTLATLRDGLGFAIRQLGSKGARSPS; encoded by the coding sequence ATGTCGCACCCTGGGTTGGAAGAGGAATGCGCGGCGCTCCGCGCGCAGGTCGCCGAGCTTTCGGCGCGCCTCGCCGCGACAGCACCGGCCGGGGACGGCCCGCCGCGTGAGGAGCGCGCGCCCGACCCGGAGGGCGAGCTCGCGGTCCTCCGGGCGGCGTTTCGAGATCTCGCCGACGCCGTCATCATCTCCGACCACGAGGGCAGGCTCGTCCACTGCAATGACGCGGCGACGAAGATGCTCGGGGCAGGCTTGGCCCACCTCCAGCCCGCGGATTGGGCGGACACCTATCACGTCTTTCTCCCGGACGGCGTGACCCCGTTCCCGTCGAGCGAGTTTCCCCTGCAACGAGCCCTCCGAGGCGAGATCACGGAAGGCGTGGGGATGCTCGCGCGGAGCGAGGCGCTGCCGGAGGGCGTATCCCTGTCGGTGTCCGGCCGGCCCATTCGTGACAAGGACGGCGAGCTCCTGGGCGCCGTGGTCGTGTTCGGCGACGTCGGCGTGCGGAAACGATACGAGGCCGAGCGGGAGCGTCGGCGAAATGCCGACGCACAACGCATCGCCGCGGAAAAGGACAGGCTCCGGCTCGCGCGGATCCTCCAGGGGTTCCTCGACAACCTGGACGTGGTCGTCTGGGCCATCGACGACAAAGGAATCTGCACCTTCCACGACGGCCGCGGCGTGGAATCGGCGGGCCTCACGCGGGGACAACTCGTCGGGCAGAATTTCTTCGAGATCTATTCCGGTGACCACCTGCAACGCGCGCTCGCAGGCAACCACGTTCATGTCATCGACGATGGGGAAGGGGTCATCTGGGAGCACTGGATGGTCCCCGTCGCCGAGGAAGACAAGCGCATCTCGGGCGTGATCGGCATGAGCGTGAACGTGACCGAGCCCCACAAGGCCAAGCTGGAGCTGGAGGGGAAGCTCGCCCTGATCCAGCGGCAGCAGGAGGTGATCCTCAATCTGGAGACGCCGATCATCCAGGTATGGGATCACGTGCTCACGCTGCCCATGGTGGGCGTCGTCGATAGCCGCCGCGCCGCGCGGGTGACGGACGACCTGCTCGCCGCCGTCGCCCGCACACAATCGCGCTTCGCGATCCTCGACCTGACAGGCGTCGAAGTCGTCGACACGGCGACCGCCGCGCACATGCTGAACATCCTCAGCGCCGTGCGGCTCCTCGGCGCAGAAGGAATCATCACCGGAATCCGGCCGACCGTGGCGCAAACGATGATTTCCCTCGGCCTCGATTTGTCGCGCGTGCGCACGCTGGCGACGTTGCGCGATGGCCTCGGCTTTGCGATCCGGCAGCTCGGGTCGAAAGGGGCGAGGTCTCCGTCGTAG
- a CDS encoding SRPBCC family protein, translated as MKKVAIRVGLGLAAVIVVFLIVVATRPSAYQVERHATIAAPVDLVFNRVKDFRTWEAWSPWAKLDPNMKTTFGGTQGEVGAVYEWEGNDDVGAGRMTIAAIKPNERLDIKLEFLKPFASKTDNGFKVEAAGNDTKITWFMSGENDFIGKMFCLFMDMDAMIGKDFENGLGNLKKVAEEAAKAQKPAEAGTVNAAAPK; from the coding sequence TTGAAAAAGGTCGCCATTCGCGTGGGGCTCGGTCTCGCGGCCGTGATCGTCGTGTTCTTGATCGTGGTCGCGACGCGCCCGTCCGCGTATCAGGTCGAGCGCCACGCCACCATCGCGGCGCCGGTGGACCTCGTGTTCAACCGGGTCAAGGACTTTCGGACGTGGGAGGCCTGGTCGCCCTGGGCGAAGCTCGATCCCAACATGAAGACGACGTTCGGCGGCACGCAAGGCGAGGTCGGCGCCGTCTACGAATGGGAAGGAAACGACGACGTCGGCGCGGGCCGGATGACGATCGCCGCCATCAAGCCGAACGAGCGCCTGGACATCAAGCTCGAATTCCTGAAGCCGTTCGCGTCCAAGACCGACAATGGATTCAAGGTCGAGGCGGCAGGGAACGACACGAAGATCACCTGGTTCATGAGCGGCGAGAACGACTTCATCGGGAAGATGTTTTGCCTGTTCATGGACATGGACGCGATGATCGGGAAGGACTTCGAGAATGGCCTCGGCAACCTCAAAAAGGTCGCCGAAGAGGCCGCCAAGGCGCAGAAGCCCGCCGAGGCCGGAACCGTGAACGCCGCCGCGCCGAAGTGA
- a CDS encoding MarR family winged helix-turn-helix transcriptional regulator encodes MGSHGSDPASAGNPEVTAALDALRHVVRALRLSSTAVEKAHGVSGAQLFVLGELASGKRFSIAELAARTSTDPSSVSVVVARLVQRGLAARHVSPDDARRAEVVITPAGSTLLRETPPPVQLKLIAALTALPADELAALTRGLAHMATAMGAPEEPAPMFFEPEPARPRRRKA; translated from the coding sequence ATGGGCTCCCATGGATCGGATCCGGCCTCCGCCGGGAACCCCGAGGTGACTGCGGCGCTCGACGCCCTCCGCCACGTTGTGCGGGCGCTTCGGCTCTCGTCGACGGCCGTGGAAAAGGCGCACGGCGTGAGCGGGGCGCAGCTCTTCGTCCTCGGCGAGCTCGCGAGCGGCAAGCGTTTCTCCATCGCCGAGCTCGCGGCCCGCACCTCCACCGACCCGAGCTCCGTCTCCGTCGTGGTCGCGCGCCTCGTCCAGCGTGGCCTCGCCGCGCGCCACGTCTCGCCGGACGACGCGCGCCGCGCCGAGGTCGTCATCACCCCCGCCGGCAGCACCCTGCTCCGCGAGACCCCACCGCCTGTCCAGCTCAAGCTCATCGCCGCGCTCACCGCCCTGCCCGCGGACGAGCTCGCGGCGCTCACGCGGGGCCTCGCGCACATGGCCACCGCCATGGGCGCGCCCGAGGAGCCCGCGCCCATGTTCTTCGAACCGGAGCCAGCCCGCCCGCGCCGGCGGAAGGCATGA
- a CDS encoding sigma-54-dependent transcriptional regulator: MPDRSHAPHVVIVDDKLEMAEMLADGLAEHGVSAFAVATGKQALARIEAEPVDALVTDLRMPGMDGIELLTAARRAVPDLPVLVMTAYGALETAIESIRRGAYHYLTKPFKLDELVVYLNRALDESRIRREARTLRKSLRDEATKAGIIARSPAMRAALDVLARVAPSDAPVLLMGPTGAGKGLLARYLHAESGRARGPFITVNCAALPEPLLESELFGHAKGAFTGATTRRLGLFAEAEGGTMFLDEIGEMAPSLQAKLLDVLERRVVRPVGATKEAPIDVRIVTATHRDLRRRVAEGLFREDLLYRLDVVPVNVPPLRERREDLPELAAELLAKARARHPTSHVERLSRECMLAMLAYPWPGNVRELAHAMERLVLLGHGPEAQFADAALPQAAPGEAQGPHFVGPVLPLREVQQRYARWALAELGSNKSRTADRLGIDVKTLAKYLADDASD, translated from the coding sequence ATGCCTGATCGATCCCACGCCCCGCACGTCGTCATCGTGGACGACAAGCTCGAAATGGCCGAGATGCTCGCCGACGGCCTCGCCGAGCACGGTGTTTCGGCATTCGCCGTGGCCACGGGCAAGCAAGCCCTCGCGCGCATCGAGGCAGAGCCGGTCGACGCGCTCGTGACGGACCTGCGCATGCCCGGAATGGACGGCATCGAGCTCTTGACCGCCGCGCGCCGCGCCGTGCCGGATCTGCCGGTGCTCGTGATGACCGCCTATGGCGCCCTGGAGACCGCCATCGAATCGATCCGGCGCGGCGCCTACCATTACCTGACGAAACCCTTCAAGCTCGACGAGCTCGTCGTGTATCTGAACCGCGCCCTCGACGAGTCGCGCATCCGGCGCGAGGCCCGCACGCTCCGAAAGTCGCTGCGCGACGAGGCGACGAAGGCAGGCATCATCGCGCGGAGCCCCGCAATGCGCGCCGCGCTCGACGTGCTCGCCCGGGTGGCGCCGAGCGACGCGCCCGTGCTGCTCATGGGCCCCACGGGCGCGGGGAAAGGTCTGCTCGCCCGATATCTGCACGCCGAGAGCGGCCGCGCGCGGGGCCCCTTCATCACGGTCAATTGCGCCGCCCTGCCCGAGCCGCTGCTCGAAAGCGAGCTATTCGGCCACGCCAAGGGCGCATTCACCGGTGCAACCACGCGCCGCCTCGGTCTTTTCGCCGAAGCCGAAGGCGGCACCATGTTCCTCGACGAGATCGGCGAAATGGCGCCCTCCCTGCAAGCAAAGCTGCTCGACGTGCTCGAACGGCGCGTCGTCCGCCCCGTCGGCGCAACCAAGGAGGCGCCCATCGACGTGCGAATCGTCACGGCCACACACCGCGACCTGCGCCGCCGCGTCGCCGAGGGGCTCTTTCGAGAGGATCTGCTCTACCGGCTCGACGTCGTCCCCGTCAACGTGCCCCCCCTGCGCGAGCGTCGCGAAGATCTCCCCGAGCTCGCCGCCGAGCTGCTCGCCAAAGCACGCGCACGCCACCCCACCTCCCACGTCGAGCGTCTCTCACGCGAGTGCATGCTCGCCATGCTCGCGTATCCCTGGCCCGGCAACGTACGCGAGCTCGCGCACGCCATGGAGCGTCTCGTATTGCTCGGCCACGGGCCCGAGGCGCAATTCGCCGACGCAGCGTTGCCGCAAGCAGCCCCAGGAGAAGCACAAGGCCCCCATTTCGTCGGCCCCGTGCTGCCCCTGCGCGAAGTGCAGCAACGTTACGCCCGCTGGGCCCTCGCCGAGCTCGGCAGCAACAAATCACGCACAGCCGATCGTCTGGGCATCGACGTCAAAACGCTCGCCAAATACCTCGCCGACGACGCGTCGGATTGA
- a CDS encoding phosphatidylglycerol lysyltransferase domain-containing protein, producing MIPGVDPPAPPLPRAPTPSTLAEAVFCFGRETVAFQSLAPGMRAWSDGAGAWVAFADTGQAWLAVGSPLCVPEQTGRVARAFVQAARRAGRRAGFCAVEEFPRDGFFERLPLGRQPVWDPLQWDRVLAGRRSLREQIRRARAKGVRARVARVEELGGALGAAIEALSARWLAGRRGGPLGFLLSVDLFFRPSERLYVVAERGERLVAVLVAVPVPGRGGWFFEDILRADDAPNGTVELLVDAAMRGLAGASCRRVTMGLVPLAGPLPQGLQILRRLGHDIYDFEGLRAFRARFAPDAWEPVWFVRPRGTSEIVALWDVASALTGGHPLRFALRAWAEGRRRRLRRGGSGASVG from the coding sequence ATGATCCCCGGCGTCGATCCCCCGGCGCCGCCCCTCCCGCGCGCCCCCACGCCGTCCACGCTCGCCGAGGCCGTGTTTTGCTTCGGCCGCGAGACGGTGGCGTTCCAGTCCCTCGCGCCCGGGATGCGCGCATGGAGCGACGGCGCGGGGGCCTGGGTCGCCTTCGCGGACACGGGCCAGGCGTGGCTCGCGGTCGGCTCGCCGCTTTGCGTGCCCGAGCAGACGGGGCGCGTCGCGCGCGCATTCGTGCAGGCGGCGCGCAGGGCGGGGCGACGCGCCGGGTTCTGCGCGGTCGAGGAGTTTCCGCGTGACGGCTTCTTCGAGCGATTGCCCCTCGGCCGGCAGCCGGTTTGGGATCCGCTGCAATGGGATCGGGTGCTCGCCGGGCGCAGGAGTTTGCGCGAGCAGATCCGCCGCGCGCGCGCCAAGGGCGTGCGGGCGCGTGTCGCCCGGGTGGAGGAGCTCGGGGGCGCGCTCGGCGCGGCCATCGAGGCGCTCTCGGCGCGCTGGCTCGCGGGGAGGAGGGGCGGCCCCTTGGGGTTTTTGCTCTCGGTGGACCTCTTTTTCAGGCCCTCCGAGCGGCTTTACGTCGTCGCCGAGCGGGGCGAGCGTCTGGTCGCCGTGCTCGTGGCGGTGCCGGTGCCCGGCCGGGGCGGCTGGTTTTTCGAGGACATTCTCCGCGCGGACGACGCGCCGAACGGGACGGTCGAGCTCCTCGTGGACGCGGCGATGCGGGGGCTCGCGGGCGCTTCGTGCAGGCGGGTCACGATGGGCCTCGTCCCGCTCGCGGGGCCCTTGCCGCAGGGATTGCAGATCCTGCGGCGCCTCGGGCACGACATCTACGATTTCGAGGGCCTGCGCGCATTCCGCGCCCGCTTCGCGCCGGACGCATGGGAGCCGGTCTGGTTCGTCCGTCCGCGTGGCACGAGTGAAATCGTTGCGTTGTGGGACGTGGCGTCGGCGCTCACCGGCGGCCATCCCCTTCGTTTCGCGCTGCGGGCGTGGGCCGAGGGGAGGCGACGCCGGCTTCGCCGCGGGGGGAGCGGAGCGTCGGTCGGCTGA
- a CDS encoding vWA domain-containing protein: protein MSIVRAIPRWVVTAGAAVAVVPASAVPARAADGVTPSTFSASLEPGEHVTITKTVTTPEILPKPDIYFLADTTGSMTPVLENVIANAETILAAVDATANDPRYGAGQYRDFPTGGGFAYRNDAAIPSTDDNGAAALAAIGAWTASGGGDFPEANLFALHKLVTEAGFRPDSSGIVVWFGDAPGHDPVCSAISGEATVTEASVIAELQAANIQVIAVSSTTGVPDGLDGDPVASSSDYEVCGSPGGSPGQATRIANATGGLVFKDVAPEDVADAILAGLASLPVTVTPTATCDSGLTATFDPAEETVLSGTTVTFAETLTLDAGVTHPAALTCTVDFLLNGLSAGAAFVETNTIQPILNQPPVCTGVRAGPSELWSPNHKFVTVVLSGATDPDGDATTLTITGVTQDEALNGTGDGDTTPDAAWVSNAVRDRVKVRAERSGGGDGRVYRISFTVRDENGDTCTGTTNVGVPHDQGHGPAVDTTSVVVNSFGS from the coding sequence ATGTCGATTGTTCGAGCCATCCCGCGTTGGGTCGTGACGGCCGGCGCCGCCGTGGCGGTCGTCCCCGCCTCGGCCGTCCCCGCACGGGCCGCGGACGGCGTGACGCCGTCCACGTTCTCCGCGTCGCTCGAGCCTGGGGAGCACGTCACCATTACGAAGACCGTCACCACGCCGGAGATCCTTCCCAAGCCGGACATCTACTTCCTGGCCGACACCACCGGGAGCATGACCCCGGTGCTCGAAAACGTCATCGCCAATGCCGAGACCATCCTGGCCGCGGTCGATGCCACCGCCAATGACCCGCGCTACGGCGCCGGCCAGTACCGGGACTTCCCGACCGGCGGCGGCTTCGCCTATCGCAATGACGCCGCCATCCCGTCGACGGACGACAATGGCGCCGCCGCGCTGGCGGCCATCGGGGCGTGGACCGCGTCTGGCGGCGGCGACTTCCCGGAGGCGAACCTGTTCGCCCTGCACAAGCTGGTGACCGAGGCCGGCTTCCGGCCCGATTCGAGCGGGATCGTCGTCTGGTTTGGCGACGCTCCCGGACACGACCCCGTGTGCTCGGCGATCTCCGGCGAGGCGACCGTCACCGAGGCCTCCGTGATTGCGGAGCTGCAGGCCGCCAACATCCAGGTCATTGCCGTGTCCAGCACGACCGGTGTCCCCGACGGCCTTGATGGCGACCCCGTCGCCAGCTCGTCCGACTACGAAGTCTGCGGCAGCCCCGGCGGCAGCCCGGGACAGGCCACCCGCATCGCGAATGCCACCGGCGGGCTCGTGTTCAAGGACGTCGCGCCGGAAGATGTGGCGGACGCCATCCTGGCCGGTCTGGCCAGCCTGCCGGTGACCGTGACACCCACGGCGACCTGTGACAGTGGCTTGACCGCGACGTTCGACCCCGCGGAGGAGACGGTGCTCAGCGGCACCACCGTCACGTTTGCCGAGACGCTGACGCTCGACGCGGGCGTGACCCACCCCGCCGCCCTGACGTGCACCGTGGACTTCCTCCTCAATGGCCTGTCGGCCGGCGCGGCGTTCGTCGAGACGAATACGATCCAGCCGATCCTCAACCAGCCACCGGTGTGCACGGGCGTCAGGGCCGGCCCGAGTGAGCTGTGGTCGCCGAACCACAAGTTCGTCACCGTCGTGCTGAGCGGCGCCACCGACCCCGACGGGGACGCGACCACCCTGACGATCACCGGGGTGACGCAGGACGAGGCGCTCAACGGCACCGGGGACGGCGACACCACGCCCGATGCCGCCTGGGTGAGCAACGCCGTCCGGGACCGGGTGAAGGTGCGGGCCGAGCGCAGCGGGGGCGGTGACGGCCGCGTCTATCGGATCTCGTTCACCGTCCGCGACGAGAACGGCGACACGTGCACCGGCACCACGAACGTCGGGGTCCCGCACGACCAGGGCCACGGCCCGGCCGTGGACACGACGTCGGTCGTCGTGAACTCGTTCGGGAGCTGA